From Corynebacterium sp. BD556, the proteins below share one genomic window:
- a CDS encoding FUSC family protein: protein MAKQRMGTRERLRQIDSSIQARVIRVRDRLLPIAQIAVAAGVAFWIAHAVFGHEHPFFAPVSVTIIIGLSGGERFKRAVDMSLGCILGVLLGDLLFAPLGQGAWQISVIVGGSLLVASFFSKSQLVNNQVAIGSILIATIMPPGGEVSGIDRTIDALVGVVVALATLAVLPQLPLSRARREIAHVLGLMSSVLDDVTHGLRTSDEETIQEALEAIRSSQDDIDVMTSAVRSGRESATISPLLWGARRYVASLDRVLPPTDQAVRTMRVLARRAQVLCEDNDTVSDAQLEILDGLSKVCLDLSEVYEVKTDRLQSSVIPKAVRELRSLGARTGIEVVGEDPVLSAYVILAQSRSLIVDLLQVCGMSRESAVAVLVPTSTTPKFPPELYMEDKE, encoded by the coding sequence ATGGCAAAGCAGAGAATGGGAACTCGCGAACGACTGCGCCAAATTGATAGCTCAATTCAGGCGCGTGTGATCCGCGTTCGTGACCGGCTGTTGCCGATAGCGCAGATCGCGGTGGCGGCGGGCGTTGCTTTTTGGATTGCCCATGCTGTTTTTGGGCATGAGCACCCATTCTTTGCGCCGGTTTCGGTGACGATCATCATTGGTTTGTCGGGTGGGGAACGCTTCAAGCGGGCGGTTGATATGTCTTTGGGGTGCATTCTTGGGGTGTTGCTTGGAGATCTCCTTTTTGCTCCGCTGGGCCAGGGTGCGTGGCAGATTTCGGTGATCGTGGGTGGCTCGCTTTTGGTGGCGTCGTTTTTTTCCAAGTCGCAGTTGGTGAACAATCAGGTTGCGATTGGTTCCATTTTGATTGCCACGATTATGCCTCCTGGTGGGGAGGTTTCAGGTATTGACCGCACGATTGATGCGCTTGTCGGTGTCGTGGTGGCGTTGGCTACGCTTGCGGTTTTGCCGCAGTTGCCTTTGTCGCGGGCGCGTCGGGAGATTGCGCATGTGCTGGGTTTGATGTCTTCGGTGCTTGACGACGTCACCCACGGTCTGCGCACCTCGGACGAGGAAACCATCCAGGAAGCTCTTGAGGCCATTCGGTCCAGCCAGGACGATATTGATGTGATGACTAGTGCGGTGCGTTCCGGCCGGGAATCAGCGACGATCTCGCCTTTGCTGTGGGGTGCGCGCCGCTACGTTGCTTCCCTTGATCGCGTGCTTCCTCCCACAGACCAGGCAGTTCGCACGATGCGGGTGTTGGCTCGCCGGGCTCAGGTGTTGTGCGAGGACAACGACACGGTGTCTGATGCCCAGTTAGAGATATTGGATGGGTTGTCGAAGGTTTGCTTGGATCTTTCGGAGGTTTATGAGGTAAAAACGGATAGATTGCAGTCTTCTGTGATCCCCAAAGCTGTTCGTGAGTTGCGCAGCCTCGGCGCTCGCACAGGCATCGAGGTTGTGGGTGAAGACCCTGTGCTATCTGCCTACGTCATTCTTGCCCAGTCGCGTTCCCTTATTGTCGACTTGCTTCAGGTCTGCGGGATGTCCCGTGAGTCCGCGGTGGCGGTGTTGGTACCAACGTCTACCACCCCAAAGTTTCCTCCCGAACTGTACATGGAGGATAAAGAGTAA
- a CDS encoding PRC-barrel domain-containing protein, with protein MADYAHIQNLTRATAYDVDGNKIGSVKDVYLDDTTGQPDFVTISHGILGIGARIVPLHGHTLRDNDLHLAFSKSRIETAPELSDNGHLTTADQKAFYRHYGLENTQNDMTPETNRDNDGTPL; from the coding sequence ATGGCCGACTACGCCCACATTCAAAACCTAACGCGCGCAACCGCTTACGACGTCGACGGAAACAAAATCGGTTCCGTCAAAGATGTCTACCTCGACGACACCACCGGCCAACCAGACTTCGTAACCATCAGCCACGGAATCCTCGGCATCGGGGCCCGCATCGTCCCTCTCCACGGCCACACCCTACGCGACAACGACCTACACCTCGCTTTTTCGAAGTCACGCATTGAGACAGCACCAGAACTCAGCGATAACGGCCACCTCACCACTGCCGACCAAAAAGCTTTCTACCGCCACTACGGCCTCGAGAACACACAAAACGACATGACCCCCGAAACCAACCGCGACAATGACGGCACACCCCTTTAA